From the Salvelinus alpinus chromosome 12, SLU_Salpinus.1, whole genome shotgun sequence genome, the window gaaacaaccccgcttcaggcttgggcagtggctatggtaaagaggaaaggaagccactaCAACCAATATTCACATTTGTCACTGGTCCATTAATACCGTGCCCTTGGAAATTAGAAGTTACCTCAGGTATCCTACTGAATAAACATAACTTGTGTGTTATTGTTTACAGATGGGGAAAGTCCTTAGCTGTTCGTTATGGGATTTTGGGGGATCCAATGGCCGACAGGAGACGTCTTCTCTCTGAGTGGATACAGGCAGTAGGGTATGATACCAACTCTCTTTTACTGTAATGGATGCCAGACATGTTTTTTTCTGTTGTTTAGAAAGTGTTAAATCAGATTTCATGTGATACTGTAAGCTGCCATTTACTGTAGCTGAAGAAAACCGATCATGGCAGCGTTCAATTCATCCAGCAATTAGGCTAATCTTGTCACCTCAGATATGGTCACAAAATGTTGGACTTTTGCTTCGCCGCCCAAGCAGGTGGTGACCGCAGCACGTCTCCTGTTTGTCCTTGTGTGCTGTGACCGTTTTTAGGATGCGTTCCTTAAGGAAGACCGTGTTGTTGGCCATTGTGGCAtctgtggtgttggtggtggccCTCCTCCATTCCTGGCCCACCCGGGCCTACACCACCGTGGATGTCTGGCAGAGACCAGGGCCTGCAGTAGAGAGGCACCTGGAGGAGAGGTTCCCAGAACCAGACCACAGATCTGCCAACATCCCCTATCGCGTGAAGGAGAGTATTGCAGGGTCAGTATTTGATATAAGGCCtttgaattatttttattttttttctctttgaTATTCTGACTCAATAAGCTGATGATGTGGTGGAAATCATGTTTCATTGTCATTTGATTGATGAAGTCCTATCATCCCTTTCGTCTGTCTCCAGTCTGTTGGCACgtaatggatgtgtgtgtgaaggtGAGAGTGGGGGCATGAACCTGCCCTTTGCCCAGCTGCTGTTCCCCCGGGTGTCAGCCCACCCCATGCACACTGCATTTGAGGCTTCTGAGCTGGAAGAGATGAAGAAACGAAGGGCAAAGGAGTACCAGGGCTTCCAGATGAGGTGAGAGCAAAGCACTGTACACCAGCACAGAACTGAAAGGGAAGGACTTCCCATATATTATTGTAGGTAGTCCTTACCCTAGGGGAAGTTGCTGTGTTTGTCATTTCATGTGATTAAATACCAAGCTTTGACATTCTTAGGTTTAGGTTAAACTTGCTGTAGGTCTTTTGAACGAACGAGATGATGTCATTGGGTTAGGCTGAACATtaccccattttttttttttttttttttttttttaacatgtaGGCCAAATAGGGTTCATGAGGCTTTAGTCTAGCTGTAATAGCTTTGAGTACTGATTATTAAACTGGTGTGTATCTGCCCCCTACAGGTCTCAGACTCCTGCAGATATGCTCATCGTGGCCGAGGCCAACAATCCTCTGCAGTACCCAACACAGGGGATGGAAGTACGGCCGCTCAAAACCATCCTCATCCCAGGTCTGACCCATAACAGAGATTAGTTTAATTTTACCTTGACATACattgcattcgggaaagtattcagaccccttgaccatttccacattttgttacgttacagccttattctagaatggattaaataaatacaaatctaatcaatctacacacaataccccataatgacaaagcaaaaacaggtttttagaaatgtaaaaaaactgaatgttctgtcaggttggatggggagcgtcgctgcacagctattttcaggtctctccagagatgtttgattgggttcaagtccaggttctggctgggccactcaaggacattcagagacttgtcccgaagccactcctgcgttgtcttggctctgtgcttatggtcgttgttctgttggaaagtgaatcgtcaccccagtctgaggtcctgagtactctggagcaggttttcatcaaggatctctctgtactttgctctgttcatctttccctcaatcctgactagtctcccagtccctgccgctgaaaaacatccccacagcatgatgctgccaccaccatgcttcaccgtcaggatggtgccaggtttcctccagatttaacgcttggcattcaagccaaagaattcaatcttggtttcatcagaccagagaatctggtttctcatggtctgagagtctttaggtttcttttggcaaactccctgcgggctgtcatgtgccttttactgaggagtagcttctgtttggccactaccataagacttgattggtggagtgctgcagagatggttgtccttctggaaggttctcccatctctggagctctgtcagagtgatcatcgggttcttggtcacgtcccgatgctcagtttggccgggcggccaactctaggaagagtcttggtggttccaaacttattccatttaagaatgagggagcccactgtgttcttggggactttcaatactgcagaaatgttttgatacccttccccagatctgtgcctcaacacaatcctgtctcggagctttacggacaattccttcgacctcatggcttggtttttggtctgacatgcactgtcaactgtgggaccttatatagacaggtgtgtgcctttccaaatcatgtccaattgattggagtccacctgtggtaaattcagttaaattgtagaaacctctcaaggatgatcaatggaaacaggatgcacctgagctcaatttcaagtctcatagcaaagtgtctgaatacatggttttttaaattttatataaattagcaagaatgtctacaaacctgttttcactttgtcgttatgggatattgtgtgtaaattgataatcaattttagaataaggctgtaacgtaacaaaatgtggaaaaagagaaggggtctgaatactttccgaatggactgTAGGTCCCTTGATATTTAAAACCTAATTTGTAATGGAAACCTGGCGATTAGGCAAAATCCACTGCTCACCCAGAGCTGATTAGTGAAGATGCTGGAGCCAAAAGGCAAAACTGGAGAAACAGGAACAAGTCTCTGCACACTTCTAGTAAGATGCAAATTTCTTTAATTGTGTCTGAGCTTTCAGTCAGCCGACCTTCATCAGGAAACCTGGCAAAATAGGGCAAGCATACAAAGACAAGTGTAATTTTATCAAGTTACCAATCCAGGGAGACTGTCCTATTACAACAATGTTAAAAATTTGAAAAAACCCAGCACACCGGTAATCTTGATGCTGATCTTATTCACCAACGTTTTGGTCTCAATCAATCTTCATCAGGGTATTTGGAAGTAAAACTCATTGTCTTTTAACGTGACAGACAATAGGTGTTCTAACGATCTAATACTATTATTACTACGGTGTTAGTACTATTAATGCAACCACTGACAGCTACTATCTATACCATTACTACCATGATAACCTACTGCACTGTATGGCTGTTTTAGAGCAGAGAATAGTGTTTTGTTGCACAACAGAGAAATAGTGTTTACTTCAGCTGACAATTGATGTGGTGAATTTGGATTGGATAAACATCCAACACCTTCATCAAATATGCCAGTAAATTGACGTCATATGTTTTCAGGACTTGCAGTACAAGACCATCCCAAAGAGCTGTACATAGTAAGTAGACCAATAACATTTGGTTTGAGTTATTATTTCCAATACTATTCCATCTGTCTGGTCCTTGTCTTCTTTGTTCTGTCTCCCTCttaattttttttctttctcaggTCAACTTCACCTCTACCCTGGGAACGTTAAACGTGGCAGCAGAGGTTGAGGGGGTAAAGGTCAAAGGTGACGGGGAGATGCACATGACCCTGACCAGCAGCATGCTGTCCAATTTGAACCGGCAGCTACAGTTTGTCACCTATACCAACACACTGTTCCACCCTAGTACAGCAGACACAGGTGAGGCTAGACACACCTGTCTTTCTGCTGTGTACTACTTATTTCTGTGTTGTGTTCATTATCAAATAATTATCATATAACATCTGTAAAATATTTATGGTAATGAGGTTGGAAATACTCTCGCTGTGTCTTTCAGTGCAGTTTGAGACAGAGGGTCACCAAGCCATGTTTACTATCAAGGTCCGTCATGGTGTAACTCCAAAACTCTACAACACAGGACCCAAAGGGGGTATGTCAACAAATACAACAGCTGACTGTATCTGTCACAACCGCACAACACTtccaaaaaaaagaagaaaattgCATCTGAGatcaatgtacagtatgtaatgtcaaatacctttaactttttgtctctctctgttccccttcTAGAATACAACATCAGTGCCCTTGTTACCATAGCAACCAAAACCTTCATGCGCTATGACAAGCTCCAAGGTCTCATCGACAGTGTGCGAAAATACTATTCCACTGTCACCATAGTAATAGCTGATGACAGTGAAAACCCAAAGACAGTCTCTGGCCCCTACATCGAACATTACATCATGCCATTTGGaaaggtattttttttaaaccctaCTGCCTCTATTTGCAAGTAAGGGATGGGATACAGTGTACCTGTCAAGTCAAAAATGTGTCTAACACTAACATTGTTTGCTTAAATGATCCTTGACAGATGACCTTAAGTGAAAAAGTTGGAAAGAAACTGTCTTGAAAAAAAGTCCTGTCTGTGATTTTCTTAGTTGTCCTTTCGCTGCTTCTGCTTCCTCTTTCCCACATCCTGTTCTGTGTCACAACAACTAGGGCTGGTTTGCAGGACGGAACCTAGCCGTTTCCCAGGTGACTACCAAGTATGTGCTGTGGGTGGACGATGACTTCATCTTCACGGCCAACACCAAGCTGGAGAAACTGGTGGACGTCCTGGAGAGGACTACCCTGGACCTGGTGAGGGGCACAGGCATTGCCATACTGTATtgtagacctgggttcaaatatcacatgaaatCGTTCAAATACTTTAATAGTTAGTACCAATAATTCAACAATGGTCCACTTTCTATGCAACAGTCGACTCCAGTTCAGAAGCTTTCTCTGGACTCAGAACACATTGGTTACTCACTGGGATTTACTCTGCAGAGCCAAAAACAGCACCTACACAATTCACCACATTCCATCTTGGGTAGCATGAGGAAACATAATcaacatttcagtcattttgcCAGACAGACACAACTTATTATGAGTTATTAAAGTTTAAAAATAATTTTGATTTACAGCACATCATGAAAAGAGTATTGAAATAAATTATGTTAGCTGTCTTCTGAAGATGACAAATGAGGAGGAGGCATTCCTTGCTAGCCACATCCAGTCTATCATCTCACAAATGcagtaacattgcctttaaaagatGCATTGTCTACTAGCGTGATAAGATTGAATCCCGGGCCTTGTTTTCTACTTACAGAAGAAAGCAATCTCTCAACAGACTCTTCCGTTCTCATCCTCTCTTCTTCACTGAACCGTACAGGCATATTCTTGCTCTGTAATACATGAACACCACAGCAATATCAGTCATGCGCGTGTGCACAAACTCACACAAACACGCAGGCATGgatgcatggacacacacacacgtcatacaTGCACACAATCCTAGCACAAAAGCCACAAAAGCTGACACCCACACATAAGGCTTGTAATGAatgatctgtgtgtgtctgtttgaggGTGAAGGGTGTTTTGGCTGGAGCCTGAATCCCGCTCAGAGACTTACTGTGTGCTCTGGGAATAGAATAGACCTCTTGTGTACCATAGACTGGGACTCCTACTCTTGAGAGGGGAGTCTATGGGTTACACATGTCAGCAGCTGGTCAGCTGGACACTTTGAATCCCTTCTTTCTTCGGACCCCAAaagcacagacagacaaacatggGACGGAGAAACTTCTCGGTTTTCTGGTTCTTATTTTAGTTTTGTCTGTTTATTGTGTCCTTTGGAAAGATGACGTGATCAAGGATCCAACTGTTTCCATCGGTTTCCTTCTGATTTCGTATATCAAATCACTACAGCATGCACTCAATATCAACTTCAGTCAGACAATTGGAAGTACCCctaatgttgttttttttacacggtatacagtgcattcagaaagtattcagatccctaaactttccacattttgttacgttacagcctttttctaaaattgattaaataaaacatttcaaattaaaaaaaataataaacagaaatcccctatttacataagtattcagaccctttgctatgagactcgaaattgagctcaggtgcatcctgtttccattggtcatccttgagatgtttctacaacttgattggagtccacctgtggtaaattcaattgattggacatgatttggaaaggcacacacctgtctatataaggtcccaatgTTGACCGttcatgtcagagaaaaaaatcacgcaatgaggttgaaggaattgtccgtagagcgccgagacagccttgtgtcgtggcacagatctggggaaaggtaccaaaaaatgtctgcagcattgaaggtccccaagaatacagtggcctccatcattcttaaatggaagaagttaggaaccaccaagactcttcctagagctggccaccaggccaaactgagcaatcggggaagaaaggccttggtcagggaggtgaccaagaatccaatggtcactctgacagatctccagagttcctctgtggagatgggagaaccttccagaaggacaaccatctctgcagcactccaccaattaagcctttatgggagagtggctagacagaaaccactccttagtaaatggcacatgacagcccgcttggaattttccaaaaggactctcagacaatgagaaacaagattctctgctttttctgatgaaaccaagattgaactctctgacctgaatgccaagcgtcacgtctggaagaaacctggcaccatccctatggtcaagcatggtggtgcctgcatcatgctgtgggggtgtttttcagcgacggggactgggagactagtcaggatcgaaggaaagatgaacggagcaaagtatagagagctctttgatgaaaacctgctccagagtgctcaggacctcacacAGGGGCGAAgattcaacttccaacaggacaacgaccctaagcactcagcaggagtggcatcgggacaggtctctgaatgtccttgagtggcccaaccagagcccggacttgaacctgatcgaacacctctggagagacatgaaaatagctgtgcagcaacgaacccatccaacctgacagagcatgagaataagaggatctgcagagtaaaatgggagaaactctccaaatacaggtgtgccaagcttgtagcgtcatacccaagaagactcgaggctttaatcactgccaaaggtgcttcaacaaagtactgagtagagggtctgaatacttacctatttttttatttgtaataaattagcaaaatagtctaaacctgtttttgctttgtcattatgcggtattgtatatagattgaggggaaaaaacgatttaatcaattttagaataaggctgtaacgtaacaaaatgtggaaaaagtcaagggatctgaatactttccgaatgcactgtatgttctttgtgtgtatgtgtatcagAATCAATGCATTCTTTATATGCACatttgtatctgtgtgtgtgatttagGTGGGTGGTGCAGTGCGGGAGGCCACTGGCTATACTGCCACCTACAGGCAGACCATCTCCATTGAgccaggggaggaggagggtgactGCTTGCATATGCGGAGGGGCTTCCACCACATCATCCAGGGCTTTCCAAACTGCGTAGTCACGGAAGGGGTCATCAACTTCTTCCTGGCCCGCACAGACAAAATCCAGCAAGTGGGCTTTGACCCCCGTCTGGCCAGAGTGGCCCACCTGGGTGAGTACAGACCCAAACCCCAGAACCACACAGAGTGTGCCTGTCCATAACATCAGCTGTACCAGTAGTCAAATGTAGTCGGTGCTACGCGGAGCCTGCACCTGCACCTTATGAGTCCAAAGAGGAGTAGGATAGAAAGTAGGATAAGAGTACCCTAGCTTTGTGTCCACATCCCAATTCAATCTTATACCCAAACCTAGCCATGTCCCTAAGCCTAACCCTAGCTTAATGTCCACACCCCGATTCAACCCTAATCTTGGCAtaacccaaaccctaaaccctaaTCTTGGCTTAACTTGTGTTCAATCCTGGCTCAAACCTGATCCAAAACCCTCCAAATAGGGCTCCTCCATGTCCGAATTCACAATTTAACCCCTGAGCTGCACCATCTACATTTGGAAGAAAGTGATATAGGTAACAGTTCTTCAAAACCAGTCTGAATAGTCATTAATTAATTATGTATCAAAAAGCTCAAGAAGGGAACGAAATAGCTTCTTCTCAAATGTTTGTTTAGTTGCGTTTGTACATATAAATTGTGTGATACTTTAAGTTCCCTTAGCATAAAAACTAACCTCTTTCCTTTTGCTCTGACCCCTTGGTTCTTGTCACAGAGTTTTTCATCGATGGCCTCGGCTCGCTTCACGTGGGATCCTGTGATGATGTCATCGTCAACCACGCCACCAAGATCAAGCTTCCCTGGGTCAGCCAATCAGAGAGTGACAAGACGTATGCCAAGTTCCGCTACCCACCAGCCTCCTCGGATGCCACACACACCAAAAACGGCCTCCTCTATTTCAAGAACCGCTTCCAGTGTTTGACTCACAATTAAATTCCCTGTTTTGTTAACCTGTCGTTTCTCCTCTCGTTCAAGATTCATGCTCTTTCTGAGTTGCCAAAGAAGCTCTCGCCCGATGTGTCCAATCGGATAAGACTTTAGACAACCACATTACACACATCCCCTTGAAAATCGACCTTGCTTGTTTCACTCGATGGATTGTCATTCAAACAGAGCAAAGCTGTCATTTCTATTAACTTAATCATAATTTCTCCTCAGTTGTGTACTCTTGATTGTAAACTCAAGGTTGAGATCATTTTAAGGGATATATATGCGTTTTGTGCCTCAAATCTTATCTGACAAGTTGCCACCGAGTCCTTTTGTTGAGGAAAGAGAACAAAGTCATGCTGAATTAGCCTTACGCCCTCACAGGACTAAATGAGGTGAACGAGTTTCCATACTGTTATGAAGAGATCAGaggtgtgtgtactctgtgtacTCTGTCCTTCCCTTTGCACTATACAGTTTGAGCTGGACTGAGCTCTATGGGTCAGACAAATGAGGATTGTGGGGACCTAGGGGGACTGAGGATGGGGATTGACAGTCATTCAGTAGAGAGGACACTTCTCAGCATGTGACAACCCCTTCAGAGACACAACGCATGGGTGCTCCCTTTCCAACCCCGGACAATGAACACATTCAAGACTCTAAATGTGTTGCTAATTCTCCCTGGGTGTCTGTGCCAATGGTTTCCCAGGTGGTTTGGTGTTgaattatatattttgtttgaAACCTGTGTCGCCCTTGACTGGCCCATGCTTGAGGAGAATGATGCTCATCCATCTGATCTGGGATCTAACCCAGGAATAATATCCCTGTTTCACCTGGTCTAGTGCATTCTGTCTATCTAGAGTCGATCCCACTCTGTTTTATACTCCAAGCATCATAATAAGGAATGCTTCTATCCATGCACGCATTTGAATGGGAGGTGAGATTAATTGCATTTTCATATGCTACCTCGAACAGAAGGGTTAGTTTGACCAAAGTGCATGTCTCTCTATTTCTTTATCAATTCTACATAGAAATAAACACACACTAATAGAATAATGGCACAGTTTGAGTTTAGAGAGTTGAAACGCTGTAAGAATGAGTAGAACACCAAAGGAAATGGTTGGAGAGACACAATGTTAGGATGACACATTATAGAGCGATGATATGAATGATAAAGTAAGGGTCACAGTCACACTGAAGTACCAAGGCAGCAAAACATTTTATACTTACAGTTCCTCTGCCATGCAACCTGACAGCAGGAGCACATAATGTTATTGTGTGCCATGACCACTAGATGGAACCTTGCATAAGAATAGTGTTTTCTAAAATCAAACTACAAATACTTTTTTTGAGTAATTTGAAATACCCCAAGGTGCCAGTGATACATTAGATAACTTTTTATTTTGTCCTTTTTTAATAGAGGAATATTTTAAAACAGATACAATTTTGGGTGATGCCAGATTTAGATTTGTCTTTCCTGAAAGGGGATATTTAACACTAAGTGAGATCTCATCAGTTCAATTGAACCCTGATTGCAGTAGCCTTTTTACACAGTGACGTAGCTCCTCTTCCATGGGAATCTATGACTAATAGCAGCTAGACTCCCCAAGCAGATGCTTCCCGTTTTCAGAATGAGTAGTGTTCTGCATGTGAGTAGGGGCAGTAGCTTGTCAACAAAGACACTGCTTAATGACAGGTTTGATTGAATTCCACTCTCTGACGTTAAGTAGTTGAAGGGATTTGGACAGTGATTTCCATTGTTCAACTGATGATGATGGCGGTTGTATTTTTCTGCTTGCTTCACCTTAGAACCACGGGTCTGAGTCTTTCCAACCTGACAAATATCATCAAGACAACCTTCTGCATTATCAGACTGTTTTCATTTAAACATGATTATAAAGTCTCTGATAAAAAATACAGCTGATGTATGGTATTGTGTTTATTTTAGGCAACAGTTAAGAGGGTGTTCTGGTGCAGTGGTTCCCACTTATGGGTCACTGCATGAGTCCAGGTGGGTTGCAGGATGCaatttttttggtgcattgttaCAAATtattactatacagtacatttctTAAAATTGGTCACATCCCACTgcacacacactggttgaatcaacgttgtttccacgccaTTTCAATAAAATGACATTGAACCAAAGTGGAATgaatgttgaattgacgtctgtgcccagttaAAGGCTTTGGAAAAGAGgtttttattaatacattttgtatttttctttgaAGTGGGTATGTTTTTTTATTGCTCAGACCTTATGGTGGAGTGCTGTTatcgtgaagtggaaacgtctagtagcaacaacggctcagccacaaagtgttaggctacacaagctcacagaactggaccgccgagtgctgaagcgcgtaaaaatcgtctgtcctcggttgccacactcactactgagttccaaactgc encodes:
- the LOC139536582 gene encoding beta-1,4 N-acetylgalactosaminyltransferase 1-like isoform X1 — protein: MADRRRLLSEWIQAVGMRSLRKTVLLAIVASVVLVVALLHSWPTRAYTTVDVWQRPGPAVERHLEERFPEPDHRSANIPYRVKESIAGLLARNGCVCEGESGGMNLPFAQLLFPRVSAHPMHTAFEASELEEMKKRRAKEYQGFQMRSQTPADMLIVAEANNPLQYPTQGMEVRPLKTILIPGLAVQDHPKELYIVNFTSTLGTLNVAAEVEGVKVKGDGEMHMTLTSSMLSNLNRQLQFVTYTNTLFHPSTADTVQFETEGHQAMFTIKVRHGVTPKLYNTGPKGEYNISALVTIATKTFMRYDKLQGLIDSVRKYYSTVTIVIADDSENPKTVSGPYIEHYIMPFGKGWFAGRNLAVSQVTTKYVLWVDDDFIFTANTKLEKLVDVLERTTLDLVGGAVREATGYTATYRQTISIEPGEEEGDCLHMRRGFHHIIQGFPNCVVTEGVINFFLARTDKIQQVGFDPRLARVAHLEFFIDGLGSLHVGSCDDVIVNHATKIKLPWVSQSESDKTYAKFRYPPASSDATHTKNGLLYFKNRFQCLTHN
- the LOC139536582 gene encoding beta-1,4 N-acetylgalactosaminyltransferase 1-like isoform X2; translated protein: MRSLRKTVLLAIVASVVLVVALLHSWPTRAYTTVDVWQRPGPAVERHLEERFPEPDHRSANIPYRVKESIAGLLARNGCVCEGESGGMNLPFAQLLFPRVSAHPMHTAFEASELEEMKKRRAKEYQGFQMRSQTPADMLIVAEANNPLQYPTQGMEVRPLKTILIPGLAVQDHPKELYIVNFTSTLGTLNVAAEVEGVKVKGDGEMHMTLTSSMLSNLNRQLQFVTYTNTLFHPSTADTVQFETEGHQAMFTIKVRHGVTPKLYNTGPKGEYNISALVTIATKTFMRYDKLQGLIDSVRKYYSTVTIVIADDSENPKTVSGPYIEHYIMPFGKGWFAGRNLAVSQVTTKYVLWVDDDFIFTANTKLEKLVDVLERTTLDLVGGAVREATGYTATYRQTISIEPGEEEGDCLHMRRGFHHIIQGFPNCVVTEGVINFFLARTDKIQQVGFDPRLARVAHLEFFIDGLGSLHVGSCDDVIVNHATKIKLPWVSQSESDKTYAKFRYPPASSDATHTKNGLLYFKNRFQCLTHN